One window from the genome of Xenorhabdus bovienii SS-2004 encodes:
- the suhB gene encoding inositol-1-monophosphatase: MHPMLTIAIRAARKAGNYIAKSYETPDAVEASQKGSNDFVTNVDREAERLIIDIIRKSYPKHTIITEESGEHLGEEDDFHWVIDPLDGTTNFIKRLPHFAVSIAVRIKGRTEVAVVYDPMRNELFSSARGQGAQLNGYRLRGTNARDLDGTILATGFPFKAKQHTTPYIKILGKLFDRCADFRRTGSAALDMAYVAAGRVDGFFEIGLKPWDFMGGELLVRESGCIVTDFVGGHNYINSGNIVAGSPRIVKDMLSEMREELSEALKR, translated from the coding sequence ATGCATCCGATGCTAACCATCGCTATACGCGCTGCGCGTAAAGCCGGCAATTACATTGCCAAAAGCTACGAAACACCTGATGCCGTCGAAGCTAGCCAAAAAGGCAGCAACGATTTTGTAACTAATGTTGATCGTGAAGCAGAAAGGCTGATCATCGATATTATCCGTAAGTCTTACCCTAAGCACACCATTATCACTGAAGAAAGCGGTGAGCACTTAGGTGAAGAAGACGATTTCCACTGGGTGATCGATCCACTGGATGGCACCACCAACTTTATTAAACGTCTTCCCCATTTTGCTGTTTCCATTGCTGTGCGCATCAAAGGCCGTACCGAAGTGGCTGTAGTTTATGATCCAATGCGCAATGAACTGTTCAGCTCAGCCCGTGGCCAAGGCGCACAATTGAATGGTTATCGTCTGCGTGGCACCAATGCCCGTGATCTGGATGGCACGATCCTTGCCACTGGTTTCCCATTCAAGGCAAAACAGCACACTACCCCTTATATTAAAATCCTGGGCAAATTATTTGACCGCTGTGCAGACTTCCGTCGCACTGGTTCTGCTGCTCTGGATATGGCGTATGTTGCCGCCGGGCGTGTTGATGGTTTCTTCGAGATTGGTCTGAAGCCTTGGGATTTTATGGGCGGCGAATTGCTGGTACGTGAATCAGGTTGCATCGTTACCGACTTTGTCGGGGGTCACAATTATATCAACTCCGGTAATATCGTTGCAGGTAGCCCACGTATCGTTAAAGACATGTTGTCTGAAATGCGTGAAGAATTAAGCGAAGCATTAAAGCGCTGA
- the iscR gene encoding Fe-S cluster assembly transcriptional regulator IscR, translated as MRLTSKGRYAVTAMLDVALHSQEGPVPLADISERQGISLSYLEQLFSRLRKNGLVSSVRGPGGGYLLGRNAGNIFVAEVISAVDESVDATRCQGREGCQGGDRCLTHTLWRDLSDRITSFLSSISLEELVKNQEVLDVADRQDSDKRRTPNGRPQETINVNLRA; from the coding sequence ATGAGACTGACATCAAAAGGACGTTATGCGGTAACAGCCATGCTAGATGTGGCGTTGCATTCACAAGAAGGGCCGGTGCCATTAGCCGACATTTCTGAGCGTCAGGGAATCTCCCTTTCCTATCTTGAGCAATTGTTTTCCCGCCTGCGTAAAAATGGTTTGGTTTCTAGTGTCCGTGGTCCAGGTGGCGGCTATTTGCTGGGCAGAAATGCCGGTAATATTTTCGTTGCCGAAGTGATTTCTGCTGTTGATGAATCTGTTGATGCAACTCGCTGTCAGGGCAGGGAAGGCTGTCAAGGTGGTGATCGTTGTCTGACCCATACACTGTGGCGTGATCTCAGTGATCGCATCACGAGTTTCCTCAGCAGTATTAGTTTAGAAGAATTAGTTAAGAATCAAGAAGTCTTAGACGTTGCTGATCGTCAAGACAGCGATAAACGCCGTACACCTAACGGCAGGCCTCAAGAGACGATTAACGTTAACCTGCGTGCGTAA
- a CDS encoding IscS subfamily cysteine desulfurase produces MKLPIYLDYSATTPVDQRVAEKMMNYLTMDGVFGNPASRSHRFGWQAEEAVDIARNQIADLVGADPREIVLTSGATESDNLAIKGAAKFYQKKGKHIITCKTEHKAVLDTCRQLEREGFEVTYLAPMSNGMLDLKELEAAMRDDTILVSIMHVNNEIGVIQDIVTIGDICRSRGIMFHVDATQSVGKLPIDLSKLKVDLMSFSAHKLYGPMGIGALYVRRKPRARIEAQQHGGGHERGMRSGTLPVHQIVGMGEAYRIAKEGLETESERLRGLRLRLWNGIKDIEEVYLNGDLELGAPHILNVSFNYVEGESLMMSLKDLAVSSGSACTSASLEPSYVLRALGMNDELAHSSIRFSLGRFTTEEEIDYAIKLIHNAIGHLRELSPLWEMFKQGVDISAIEWSHH; encoded by the coding sequence ATGAAATTACCCATTTATTTGGACTATTCAGCAACTACACCGGTTGATCAGCGTGTAGCTGAAAAGATGATGAACTATCTGACTATGGACGGGGTTTTCGGCAACCCTGCTTCCCGTTCACACCGTTTTGGCTGGCAGGCTGAAGAAGCGGTTGATATTGCGCGTAATCAAATTGCAGATTTGGTTGGAGCTGACCCGCGTGAAATCGTGTTGACTTCAGGTGCAACAGAATCAGATAACCTCGCGATCAAAGGTGCTGCAAAATTTTATCAGAAAAAAGGCAAGCACATTATTACCTGCAAAACTGAACATAAGGCCGTTTTGGATACTTGTCGCCAGTTAGAGCGTGAAGGTTTTGAAGTGACTTATCTTGCGCCGATGAGCAATGGCATGCTTGATCTGAAAGAACTGGAAGCCGCCATGCGCGACGATACTATTCTAGTTTCCATCATGCATGTGAACAACGAAATCGGTGTCATTCAGGATATTGTCACCATTGGTGATATTTGCCGCAGCCGTGGCATCATGTTCCACGTTGATGCAACTCAAAGCGTTGGTAAATTACCTATCGATCTCAGCAAATTGAAAGTTGACCTGATGTCTTTCTCTGCTCACAAATTATATGGGCCAATGGGCATCGGAGCACTGTATGTTCGCCGTAAACCACGCGCCCGTATTGAAGCTCAGCAGCATGGTGGCGGTCATGAGCGCGGTATGCGTTCCGGTACATTGCCTGTTCATCAGATCGTGGGGATGGGTGAAGCTTACCGCATCGCAAAAGAAGGGCTGGAAACAGAATCAGAACGTCTGCGCGGTTTGCGCCTGCGTTTGTGGAACGGTATTAAAGATATTGAAGAAGTTTACCTGAACGGTGATTTGGAACTGGGTGCACCACACATTCTGAATGTCAGCTTCAACTATGTTGAAGGTGAATCATTGATGATGTCGTTGAAAGATTTGGCTGTTTCTTCTGGCTCAGCATGTACTTCCGCGAGTCTGGAACCTTCTTATGTCCTGCGTGCGCTGGGCATGAATGATGAGCTGGCACACAGTTCTATTCGTTTCTCTTTGGGACGTTTTACCACAGAAGAAGAAATAGACTATGCAATCAAATTGATTCACAACGCGATTGGTCACCTGCGCGAGCTTTCTCCATTATGGGAAATGTTCAAGCAAGGTGTGGATATCAGCGCCATCGAGTGGTCTCATCATTAA
- a CDS encoding 3-phenylpropionate MFS transporter translates to MVVPSTFWLGLSYFTYFFSFGIFLPFWAVWLKGEGIEPAIIGILLGVGLVARFLGSMFIAPTVKDPSKLITALRLLSLLALLFAIGFTFGSHWAWIFFVMIGFNLFFSPLVPLSDALAGTWQKQFTFDYGKVRVWGSIAFIISSSLTGILMSSNGINFSISNLELSLSFDRINNWVGSNLFGHHHIILAFLIFSLSVMLLGMMLKPSIMPAGKIKAVNTHMVSFKELLSEKSVWQFLLCVTLLQGAHAGYYSFGSIYWENAGYSSATIGYLWSLGVVTEVIIFTFSKQLFRRWNARNLLLLSAICGVLRWGLMGISTELPVLIIIQLLHCGTFTVCHLAAMRFIGARKENEIIRLQAIYSGLAMGGGIAVMSVIAGFLYEYMQSGIYWVMALVAFPALFLRPKVEARVHSLPK, encoded by the coding sequence ATGGTTGTTCCATCGACATTTTGGCTGGGGTTAAGTTATTTCACTTACTTTTTTTCTTTTGGCATCTTTTTGCCATTTTGGGCGGTCTGGTTGAAAGGTGAGGGAATTGAACCAGCCATTATCGGAATATTGTTGGGAGTAGGCTTAGTTGCCCGTTTCCTCGGTAGTATGTTTATTGCACCTACAGTTAAAGATCCTTCGAAATTAATCACTGCATTGCGATTACTGTCCCTATTGGCACTGCTCTTTGCTATTGGTTTTACATTTGGTAGCCATTGGGCATGGATTTTCTTTGTCATGATAGGTTTCAATCTGTTCTTTTCGCCACTGGTTCCCTTATCGGACGCCTTGGCGGGAACGTGGCAAAAACAGTTTACTTTTGATTATGGCAAGGTACGGGTCTGGGGGTCGATTGCCTTTATTATCAGTTCTTCGCTAACAGGTATATTGATGTCTTCCAATGGCATCAACTTTTCAATCAGCAATTTAGAATTGAGTCTTTCTTTTGACAGAATAAATAATTGGGTTGGAAGCAATTTGTTTGGCCATCACCATATCATTCTTGCCTTCTTGATTTTCAGCCTTTCTGTCATGTTGCTGGGTATGATGTTAAAACCATCCATTATGCCTGCGGGTAAGATCAAAGCCGTAAATACTCATATGGTATCGTTTAAAGAACTGCTGTCTGAGAAGTCTGTATGGCAGTTTTTATTGTGTGTCACCTTATTACAGGGAGCACATGCAGGTTATTACAGCTTCGGTTCCATTTATTGGGAAAATGCAGGCTATTCTTCAGCAACCATCGGTTATCTCTGGTCGCTGGGCGTTGTGACAGAAGTCATTATTTTTACTTTCAGTAAGCAGTTGTTCCGTCGTTGGAATGCCCGTAACTTACTGTTGCTCTCTGCTATTTGTGGCGTTCTTCGTTGGGGACTGATGGGCATATCAACTGAATTGCCAGTGCTGATCATCATTCAGCTCCTGCATTGCGGAACTTTCACAGTTTGCCACTTGGCGGCTATGCGTTTTATTGGTGCCAGAAAAGAAAATGAAATTATTCGATTGCAGGCAATTTACTCCGGGTTGGCGATGGGGGGAGGTATTGCCGTGATGAGTGTGATTGCTGGATTCTTATACGAATATATGCAAAGTGGCATCTATTGGGTGATGGCGTTAGTGGCATTTCCGGCGCTTTTCCTAAGGCCTAAAGTAGAAGCACGAGTGCACTCATTACCTAAATAA
- the trmJ gene encoding tRNA (cytosine(32)/uridine(32)-2'-O)-methyltransferase TrmJ, protein MLENIRIILVETSHTGNMGSAARAMKTMGLTNLYLVNPLVQPDSHSIALSAGASDVIGNATIVNTLDEALAGCELVIGTSARSRTLSWPMVEPRECGERCIKAAGHSPVAVVFGRERVGLTNEELQKCNYHLYIPTNPEYGSLNLAMAVQLASYEIRMAYLAVQEKSEHVESTEHEVEYPPVEDMERFYQHLEQVLNDSGFIRKAHPGQIMNKLRRLYTRARPETQELNILRGILTSMGKWSGK, encoded by the coding sequence ATGTTAGAGAATATCCGCATTATTCTGGTAGAAACTTCCCACACGGGCAACATGGGGTCAGCTGCCAGGGCCATGAAAACAATGGGATTAACCAACCTTTATCTGGTGAATCCGCTCGTTCAACCTGACTCTCACTCTATTGCACTTTCAGCAGGTGCCAGTGATGTCATTGGTAATGCAACAATTGTGAATACACTGGATGAAGCATTGGCTGGATGTGAGCTCGTCATCGGAACCAGTGCCCGTTCCCGTACGCTTTCCTGGCCGATGGTTGAACCACGTGAATGTGGAGAACGCTGTATTAAGGCAGCCGGCCATTCCCCGGTTGCAGTTGTGTTTGGCCGTGAACGTGTTGGCCTGACAAATGAAGAATTACAGAAGTGTAATTACCACCTTTATATTCCGACCAACCCAGAATATGGCTCGTTAAATCTGGCAATGGCTGTTCAATTGGCCAGCTATGAGATTCGCATGGCTTATCTCGCAGTTCAGGAAAAGTCAGAACACGTGGAATCCACGGAACATGAGGTAGAATATCCCCCTGTCGAGGATATGGAACGTTTTTATCAGCACCTTGAGCAGGTATTGAATGATTCTGGTTTCATTCGCAAGGCGCATCCAGGACAAATAATGAACAAGTTAAGACGTCTTTATACCCGTGCACGTCCAGAAACTCAGGAGCTGAATATTCTGCGTGGTATACTGACTTCCATGGGAAAATGGTCTGGAAAATAA